Proteins found in one Crassostrea angulata isolate pt1a10 chromosome 3, ASM2561291v2, whole genome shotgun sequence genomic segment:
- the LOC128175276 gene encoding ribosome-binding protein 1-like isoform X4, producing the protein MDPHVVLIGVTVFIVSAILIYLISVFGIKEKSYEEAIAEQRKRLEEEQEKSRRDKKAEKEKKKGGKAKKEKPKENVEEAPKPKERKMLNLEIEAEIIEPFDSAELKQKPTTVKQRSKPKSILANKDEKPLVSKETVEMPHFKPLPKDDVELKHEHEKKKEVKMDKERMGSPKISKKHKPVEEEVIVEQMTKATFLPMDSKPKKGKQVQDSLTDSSELIQAVRSAQLGDQDIQSLIEVLLNKQGGGGSSITAEWNKKSQKGDPVVLLRRQLEEKERALQEEQQLAMANGNKIKEIRQELVHEKTRYSSLERQFQEKIAAQTQEIQALHSRMQTTHDNHLIESSRMQAHINKLEQSQNPAQMQQLKEENRKLKESYEKTKAEAIPPAEFNSLRQKVSIMENELSNNVIKLNAAEKAKAAAVTKCSKLEEEMKKLKGTESEAEGMWSKRLEDVNQQLRKSESEKKTLSDRLKAAEKDCSGVKARLQELEKALNDASSKELEEKLKTSESAKSSVESSLKTTEKKLQEAENQKNSLQQELENLKTENKRLSEEAKISRERSLGDGQEAPKNKHNGDIHGEDKAIQEYKNSLEEYKKMVAEKDKTIQGLQSDIEVQKKEASKLLEQAETQKKKNNELREKNWKAMDALEKAEKSASDKITRVEKEIKEQSTVAVSETEKYDKAILQRLFPEISLTDKLSHKDWMSSFEKQAASKIKAASEKKDDSAKVKELEDSKKSLQSQLAELQKKVSESAKLEARLKELESKNSQLQKQVGDSKSASSAQIAEAQSQVKSLQDKVTQLERENGELKSKASQSGSNDSRVRELEETNKKLQKQVEDYLAVLQTTESKLQQLENSVEGEERKWQDKAEALTVELQQAKDELATLKQDVEKFKNSDEALTELDFAYRCLEKSLTQISDEMKDKVLSLEGQLKISEDKCSQLQDQVIEAEKRISTLQSSVQQSNTADLSQQMQDVQSQLDSEKKKSKDLASQIVKLNGIIKTGQDAIHQEQELVTKLKQQLEEREKSPGTNSSSTASELKSKLAEKEKQLEKEITLNKQLSQRLTQASS; encoded by the exons ATGGATCCGCACGTAGTTTTAATTGGAGTGACTGTATTCATTGTGTCAGCTATTTTAATTTACTTGATATCTGTCTTTGGAATCAAAGAAAAGTCATACGAAGAAGCTATTGCTGAGCAGCGAAAACGACTGGAGGAGGAGCAGGAGAAATCAAGGAGAGATAAGAAGGCAGAGAAGGAGAAAAAGAAAGGAGGAAaagcaaagaaagaaaaaccTAAAGAAAATGTAGAAGAGGCTCCGAAGCCAAAGGAGCGCAAAATGCTTAATTTGGAAATTGAGGCAGAAATAATAGAGCCTTTTGACTCTGCAGAGTTAAAGCAGAAACCAACAACTGTCAAACAGAGGAGCAAACCAAAGTCGATCTTGGCTAACAAGGATGAGAAACCCCTGGTTTCAAAGGAGACAGTGGAGATGCCACATTTCAAGCCCCTTCCAAAGGATGATGTGGAGTTAAAACATGAGCATGAGAAAAAGAAAGAGGTGAAGATGGACAAAGAGAGGATGGGGAGCCCCAAGATCAGCAAGAAGCATAAACCCGTGGAAGAAGAAGTTATTGTTGAGCAGATGACAAAGGCTACTTTTCTTCCGATGGACAGCAAGCCAAAGAAAGGCAAACAAGTACAAG ATTCCCTGACTGATTCCTCTGAGCTGATTCAGGCCGTGAGAAGTGCCCAGCTGGGTGACCAGGACATACAGTCCCTCATTGAAGTCCTCCTGAACAAGCAGGGAGGGGGCGGGAGCAGCATCACAGCTGAGTGGAATAAG aaaagccaGAAAGGCGACCCAGTGGTCCTATTGAGACGTCAGTTAGAGGAGAAGGAGAGAGCCCTACAGGAAG AGCAACAGTTAGCCATGGCAAACGGAAACAAGATCAAGGAGATTCGTCAGGAGCTGGTCCATGAGAAGACTAGATACTCCAGCCTGGAGCGCCAGTTCCAGGAGAAGATAGCGGCCCAGACCCAGGAGATTCAGGCCCTGCACTCTCGCATGCAGACCACCCACGACAACCACCTGATCGAGAGCAGCAGGATGCAGGCCCACATCAACAAGCTGGAGCAGTCCCAGAACCCAGCACAGATGCAACAGCTGAAGGAG gaAAATAGGAAGTTAAAGGAATCTTATGAAAAAACAAA GGCTGAAGCTATACCACCTGCAGAATTTAACAGCCTTCGCCAAAAGGTCTCCATAATGGAAAATGAATTGTCCAACAATGTCATTAAACTCAACGCTGCAGAGAAAGCGAAGGCTGCTGCAGTTACTAAATGTTCTAAACTTGAGGAAGAAATGAAAAAGTTGAAAGGCACAGAG AGTGAAGCTGAGGGAATGTGGTCCAAAAGACTAGAGGATGTGAATCAACAGCTACGCAAAAGTGAGAGCGAGAAGAAGACCCTGAGTGATCGCCTCAAGGCCGCGGAGAAGGACTGCTCGGGGGTTAAAGCCAGACTCCAGGAGCTGGAGAAAGCCCTCAATGACGCCAGCTCTAAAGAACTGGAGGAAAAACTCAAG ACATCAGAAAGTGCCAAGTCCTCTGTGGAATCCTCACTAAAAACGACAGAGAAGAAGTTACAGGAGGCCGAGAACCAGAAAAACAGTTTACAGCAAGAACTGGAG AACTTGAAAACAGAGAACAAGAGGTTGAGTGAGGAGGCCAAGATAAGCCGGGAGAGGTCCTTGGGTGACGGACAGGAGGCTCCCAAAAACAAACACAACGGGGACATCCACGGGGAGGACAAAGCGATACAGGAGTATAAAAATAGCCTGGAGGAGTACAAGAAAAT GGTTGCTGAAAAAGATAAGACTATTCAGGGTCTACAGAGTGATATTGAAGTCCAGAAAAAGGAGGCCTCCAAGCTTCTGGAACAGGCCGAAACTCAGAAAAAGAAGAATAAT GAGTTGAGAGAAAAGAATTGGAAAGCAATGGATGCCTTAGAAAAGGCCGAAAAATCTGCCTCAGATAAAATAACACGTGTTGAAAAAGAGATAAAG GAGCAGAGCACAGTAGCCGTGTCAGAGACGGAGAAGTACGATAAAGCTATTCTACAGAGGCTGTTCCCCGAGATCTCTTTAACCGACAAACTG AGTCACAAAGATTGGATGAGTAGTTTCGAAAAGCAGGCTGCATCAAAGATTAAAGCAGCATCTGAGAAAAAGGATGAT AGTGCCAAAGTCAAAGAACTTGAAGACAGCAAGAAATCATTACAGAGCCAACTTGCAGAGTTACAGAAAAAAGTTTCAGAA AGTGCCAAATTGGAAGCCAGATTGAAAGAGTTGGAGAGCAAGAACTCCCAGCTCCAGAAACAAGTCGGTGACAGTAAATCAGCGTCCTCAGCACAG ATTGCAGAGGCACAAAGTCAggtaaaaagtttacaggacAAAGTTACACAACTAGAGAGAGAAAACGGGGAATTAAAATCAAAGGCAAGCCAG AGTGGCAGCAATGACTCCAGAGTGCGTGAACTGGAGGAGACCAATAAAAAACTCCAGAAACAAGTGGAGGACTATCTAGCCGTCCTGCAGACCACG GAGAGCAAACTGCAGCAGCTGGAGAACAGTGTAGAGGGCGAGGAGAGGAAGTGGCAGGACAAGGCCGAGGCACTGACCGTAGAGTTACAACAG GCCAAAGATGAGCTTGCAACTTTGAAACAAGATGTTGAGAAATTTAAGAACAGTGATgag GCTCTAACTGAGTTGGACTTTGCATATAGATGTCTAGAGAAAAGTCTGACCCAGATATCAGATGAG ATGAAAGACAAAGTTTTATCCTTAGAGGGTCAATTGAAAATTTCAGAAGATAAATGTTCACAGCTTCAAGATCAAGTGATTGAG GCTGAAAAACGAATCTCCACCCTACAGAGTTCTGTCCAGCAATCAAACACAGCTGACCTCAGCCAG CAAATGCAAGACGTACAGAGTCAGCTAGATTCAGAAAAGAAGAAGAGCAAGGACCTTGCCTCCCAGATTGTGAAACTGAATGGAATTATTAAAACAGGGCAGGATGCCATCCATCAGGAGCAAGAGCTAGTCACAAAGTTAAAGCAACAGCTAGAGGAGAGGGAGAAG AGTCCAGGGACCAACTCAAGTTCAACTGCATCAGAG CTAAAGAGCAAACtagctgaaaaagaaaaacaattagaaaaagaaatcaCCTTAAACAAACAGTTGTCTCAAAGACTG ACACAAGCCTCGTCCTAG
- the LOC128175276 gene encoding ribosome-binding protein 1-like isoform X8, whose amino-acid sequence MDPHVVLIGVTVFIVSAILIYLISVFGIKEKSYEEAIAEQRKRLEEEQEKSRRDKKAEKEKKKGGKAKKEKPKENVEEAPKPKERKMLNLEIEAEIIEPFDSAELKQKPTTVKQRSKPKSILANKDEKPLVSKETVEMPHFKPLPKDDVELKHEHEKKKEVKMDKERMGSPKISKKHKPVEEEVIVEQMTKATFLPMDSKPKKGKQVQDSLTDSSELIQAVRSAQLGDQDIQSLIEVLLNKQGGGGSSITAEWNKKSQKGDPVVLLRRQLEEKERALQEEQQLAMANGNKIKEIRQELVHEKTRYSSLERQFQEKIAAQTQEIQALHSRMQTTHDNHLIESSRMQAHINKLEQSQNPAQMQQLKEENRKLKESYEKTKAEAIPPAEFNSLRQKVSIMENELSNNVIKLNAAEKAKAAAVTKCSKLEEEMKKLKGTESEAEGMWSKRLEDVNQQLRKSESEKKTLSDRLKAAEKDCSGVKARLQELEKALNDASSKELEEKLKTSESAKSSVESSLKTTEKKLQEAENQKNSLQQELENLKTENKRLSEEAKISRERSLGDGQEAPKNKHNGDIHGEDKAIQEYKNSLEEYKKMVAEKDKTIQGLQSDIEVQKKEASKLLEQAETQKKKNNEQSTVAVSETEKYDKAILQRLFPEISLTDKLSHKDWMSSFEKQAASKIKAASEKKDDSAKVKELEDSKKSLQSQLAELQKKVSESAKLEARLKELESKNSQLQKQVGDSKSASSAQIAEAQSQVKSLQDKVTQLERENGELKSKASQSGSNDSRVRELEETNKKLQKQVEDYLAVLQTTESKLQQLENSVEGEERKWQDKAEALTVELQQAKDELATLKQDVEKFKNSDEALTELDFAYRCLEKSLTQISDEMKDKVLSLEGQLKISEDKCSQLQDQVIEAEKRISTLQSSVQQSNTADLSQQMQDVQSQLDSEKKKSKDLASQIVKLNGIIKTGQDAIHQEQELVTKLKQQLEEREKSPGTNSSSTASELKSKLAEKEKQLEKEITLNKQLSQRLAQLGIMASSPSDNGTSV is encoded by the exons ATGGATCCGCACGTAGTTTTAATTGGAGTGACTGTATTCATTGTGTCAGCTATTTTAATTTACTTGATATCTGTCTTTGGAATCAAAGAAAAGTCATACGAAGAAGCTATTGCTGAGCAGCGAAAACGACTGGAGGAGGAGCAGGAGAAATCAAGGAGAGATAAGAAGGCAGAGAAGGAGAAAAAGAAAGGAGGAAaagcaaagaaagaaaaaccTAAAGAAAATGTAGAAGAGGCTCCGAAGCCAAAGGAGCGCAAAATGCTTAATTTGGAAATTGAGGCAGAAATAATAGAGCCTTTTGACTCTGCAGAGTTAAAGCAGAAACCAACAACTGTCAAACAGAGGAGCAAACCAAAGTCGATCTTGGCTAACAAGGATGAGAAACCCCTGGTTTCAAAGGAGACAGTGGAGATGCCACATTTCAAGCCCCTTCCAAAGGATGATGTGGAGTTAAAACATGAGCATGAGAAAAAGAAAGAGGTGAAGATGGACAAAGAGAGGATGGGGAGCCCCAAGATCAGCAAGAAGCATAAACCCGTGGAAGAAGAAGTTATTGTTGAGCAGATGACAAAGGCTACTTTTCTTCCGATGGACAGCAAGCCAAAGAAAGGCAAACAAGTACAAG ATTCCCTGACTGATTCCTCTGAGCTGATTCAGGCCGTGAGAAGTGCCCAGCTGGGTGACCAGGACATACAGTCCCTCATTGAAGTCCTCCTGAACAAGCAGGGAGGGGGCGGGAGCAGCATCACAGCTGAGTGGAATAAG aaaagccaGAAAGGCGACCCAGTGGTCCTATTGAGACGTCAGTTAGAGGAGAAGGAGAGAGCCCTACAGGAAG AGCAACAGTTAGCCATGGCAAACGGAAACAAGATCAAGGAGATTCGTCAGGAGCTGGTCCATGAGAAGACTAGATACTCCAGCCTGGAGCGCCAGTTCCAGGAGAAGATAGCGGCCCAGACCCAGGAGATTCAGGCCCTGCACTCTCGCATGCAGACCACCCACGACAACCACCTGATCGAGAGCAGCAGGATGCAGGCCCACATCAACAAGCTGGAGCAGTCCCAGAACCCAGCACAGATGCAACAGCTGAAGGAG gaAAATAGGAAGTTAAAGGAATCTTATGAAAAAACAAA GGCTGAAGCTATACCACCTGCAGAATTTAACAGCCTTCGCCAAAAGGTCTCCATAATGGAAAATGAATTGTCCAACAATGTCATTAAACTCAACGCTGCAGAGAAAGCGAAGGCTGCTGCAGTTACTAAATGTTCTAAACTTGAGGAAGAAATGAAAAAGTTGAAAGGCACAGAG AGTGAAGCTGAGGGAATGTGGTCCAAAAGACTAGAGGATGTGAATCAACAGCTACGCAAAAGTGAGAGCGAGAAGAAGACCCTGAGTGATCGCCTCAAGGCCGCGGAGAAGGACTGCTCGGGGGTTAAAGCCAGACTCCAGGAGCTGGAGAAAGCCCTCAATGACGCCAGCTCTAAAGAACTGGAGGAAAAACTCAAG ACATCAGAAAGTGCCAAGTCCTCTGTGGAATCCTCACTAAAAACGACAGAGAAGAAGTTACAGGAGGCCGAGAACCAGAAAAACAGTTTACAGCAAGAACTGGAG AACTTGAAAACAGAGAACAAGAGGTTGAGTGAGGAGGCCAAGATAAGCCGGGAGAGGTCCTTGGGTGACGGACAGGAGGCTCCCAAAAACAAACACAACGGGGACATCCACGGGGAGGACAAAGCGATACAGGAGTATAAAAATAGCCTGGAGGAGTACAAGAAAAT GGTTGCTGAAAAAGATAAGACTATTCAGGGTCTACAGAGTGATATTGAAGTCCAGAAAAAGGAGGCCTCCAAGCTTCTGGAACAGGCCGAAACTCAGAAAAAGAAGAATAAT GAGCAGAGCACAGTAGCCGTGTCAGAGACGGAGAAGTACGATAAAGCTATTCTACAGAGGCTGTTCCCCGAGATCTCTTTAACCGACAAACTG AGTCACAAAGATTGGATGAGTAGTTTCGAAAAGCAGGCTGCATCAAAGATTAAAGCAGCATCTGAGAAAAAGGATGAT AGTGCCAAAGTCAAAGAACTTGAAGACAGCAAGAAATCATTACAGAGCCAACTTGCAGAGTTACAGAAAAAAGTTTCAGAA AGTGCCAAATTGGAAGCCAGATTGAAAGAGTTGGAGAGCAAGAACTCCCAGCTCCAGAAACAAGTCGGTGACAGTAAATCAGCGTCCTCAGCACAG ATTGCAGAGGCACAAAGTCAggtaaaaagtttacaggacAAAGTTACACAACTAGAGAGAGAAAACGGGGAATTAAAATCAAAGGCAAGCCAG AGTGGCAGCAATGACTCCAGAGTGCGTGAACTGGAGGAGACCAATAAAAAACTCCAGAAACAAGTGGAGGACTATCTAGCCGTCCTGCAGACCACG GAGAGCAAACTGCAGCAGCTGGAGAACAGTGTAGAGGGCGAGGAGAGGAAGTGGCAGGACAAGGCCGAGGCACTGACCGTAGAGTTACAACAG GCCAAAGATGAGCTTGCAACTTTGAAACAAGATGTTGAGAAATTTAAGAACAGTGATgag GCTCTAACTGAGTTGGACTTTGCATATAGATGTCTAGAGAAAAGTCTGACCCAGATATCAGATGAG ATGAAAGACAAAGTTTTATCCTTAGAGGGTCAATTGAAAATTTCAGAAGATAAATGTTCACAGCTTCAAGATCAAGTGATTGAG GCTGAAAAACGAATCTCCACCCTACAGAGTTCTGTCCAGCAATCAAACACAGCTGACCTCAGCCAG CAAATGCAAGACGTACAGAGTCAGCTAGATTCAGAAAAGAAGAAGAGCAAGGACCTTGCCTCCCAGATTGTGAAACTGAATGGAATTATTAAAACAGGGCAGGATGCCATCCATCAGGAGCAAGAGCTAGTCACAAAGTTAAAGCAACAGCTAGAGGAGAGGGAGAAG AGTCCAGGGACCAACTCAAGTTCAACTGCATCAGAG CTAAAGAGCAAACtagctgaaaaagaaaaacaattagaaaaagaaatcaCCTTAAACAAACAGTTGTCTCAAAGACTG GCACAGTTAGGTATAATG GCCTCATCTCCCAGTGATAATGGAACCTCTGTGTGA